CTAAATTCATCTTTTGTAAGGAATATCTTATCTTGTTGACAAAAATTTATCTTCTTTGGAATCTTATGTAACGGGATGCACTCAAGATGTCACTAAAACATATGGGGTCCATAAATTTAGAAGTATGCTTAAGATATAAGAAATATCTTATGTTGTCTGCAAACTTATAGCAAAAGGGATTCTAGTTTTCTATAGTATTATAACAGGATAACATGACGACTAGTGTATTAAAAAATACAGTAGAAAATAGTGCACTAAGGTactaatgttatttttgttataaaaaaattgtttgaattgatttttttagagtttgtagaaaatgaaagaatataAAAGTTCAAGTGTGCAACACGTGTCAATAATGGAGAGGGCCTCTTGTCAAATCCTTATTGATGTCGCCCAAGAGCACCATTAGGTTAGATTAGGAATATATTCTGTTATCAATAGAATactgtaaattttttgtaactcTAGGTAATGGAATATCTTATGCATGTCCACAAATGGAAGTGTACGTAAGATATTAGAAATATCTTAATGTTGTCGACAAACTAATAGGTAGGGAGATCATGTTTTCTATAACATCATAACGCGACATGATATGCAATGGATATGATATTAGTGACTGCTTTAAAGAACAAAGTAGAAACTAAGGGAGAGCAACTATAATCATACCCGCTCAAATGAAGAGTGTGCTTCTTGATCTGAAAGGTCTTGTTGATTATCTCTTTGAGCCCAACTGTTCATGGATGCCGCAAAGGATAACATGCTCAGTTTGTCGCAATGAGTCACTCGTAATTCCTTCAATAATGGCCAATTCAAAGAGGGTAACTTAGGACAAAAGCTCTTGAGTCGTGGCATGTCATGTACCACCAAAGAGGTTAGTTTTGGGAAAAGATCTTGAGTAGTATTGGAGCATGGAGTGTCATCCCCACTAGCGACTATTTCGTCGATCTCACAAGACTCCACTTGAAGTTTTCAAGTTGGGTTAAACTTGTAGCCACCCAATACggaaacaaattttcaaggCCCTTACAATTCCGAACCTCCACTTTCCATAAACAATCAAAAGTAAGAGTTTCTTGAGGAGTGTCAGTCCatattttgcttaaattgtCCATGTGGGAGAGATCCATCGACCCAAGTTTAGGAAATTGTACCTGccatattgagaaaaaaaaatgacacaatgAATGTGATTGCATTGAGTTATGACCTTAAAGAAGGAATTTCTAGACTTCCCTTGTTCTCACAAATCATGAGAACTCAAGATTTTGTTAGGGACATAAATAGGGAGGGGCCAAGAATTGATTGATGCTTTTATACAAGTTGATCGACCAAAGAAAATAGTCATGATGACTAAGGCCAAGGATATGAAAAtagtcatgaaatttatatgaaccggatataaaaaataaatatagtaACTTCAATTGTTcacaacctttttcttttttatgcatggaaaatttttgtattgaaagaaaataatttcttaataggCATGGGCAACATAACGACTTGAATAAATAACATAATGTTATGATCTCAGCAAAAGCAAGTTGGGACAATTTACTAGTTTTACATTGGACCATTAATAACATCcttgaaataatatttattcagatttgaggtgaaaaaataaaaatagaatcttGTGGTGTACGAGTGGTCCACCCTTTGGCAAAAAGTGGGTGTGCACCCGCTGATCGCATTTTGTTTGTATGGAGAAAATCAagagtgctttttttttttttttttttgctacatCATGACCTCGATGAATTGTCCATTGAAAAGTAagtattgatatttttcatttggttacaatataattaatgcaattacgacttgtcaccaaaaaaaaaaaaaaaaaaaatgactttccACACTTCCTTAAATCTATCAATATTCTTAATTGAGGATTTTGATGAGTTTTTGAAATTATCTAATAATGTGGGAGAAATCAATTATTATATGACAACTCAtatttgacactaaaatgaaaACAATTCTATCACAACTTGTCACTACCAAAAGATTATATGACTATTTTCATACTTCCCCAAATTTATTAGTATCGTTGATTGAGTGTTataatgactttttgaaatattcttaGAATGTGGGGCTAGGTATTATATAACAACTTATCCATGCAAATgacattataaataaataattagtgataattcttacaattaaaaagtaaacAGATGTGTAGATACTTGTTATAATTAAACATTCTATTCTACTAGTATAAAACGATAGAAAGAATTGCGCAAAAGTattagaataaggaaaaaaaaaaaggatttcatCCGtcgggaaaaaaacaaaacaaaacttgtatagaatctgtaataaaaaaaaaaaaaatgatatcgaTGCGCATTTTCAAGTGCCTCagtttcgacccaaaaaaagaagtgcCGGAGGAGGTCGTCATTTACTGCGTTTAGTCTTCACATGAGGAGAACTTCATGAGGCGGAATGGAAGTGTTGACTGGATGATTGAgtccatttatttttaattttttatgtagcTACCACATTAACTAAATATTGACTGTTTTTTGGTCAGATGACtcaatataaaaaatctcaattcccctcactttccttctccatctacgctttctcctccatctccagccACATTGAGCCCAACCTTCCCCCGTCCCCCAGCCATCGCCACCGGCGGAGTTGCCGGCGTCGCGTCCAAGGCGACCATTGCCGAGCGTCCAACCCTCTCCATCGTGTCTGTGGTCTACCCATTCATGACGCCTCTCGTCCATGGCCGCTCTTCCCTGACATCtatttctctctgttttcttttgccGTTTGACCTCGCAGTCCATGGACGAAGGGATCTCAAACTCGCCGTCAAGACTCATGGCCATGGACAAGCTGCGGTCGCCAGATCTGTGGAGGAGCCTCCTGGCGAGCCATGGACGAGCTAGGCTTGCGTCCATGGACGATACTAGATGACTCAGTCCGGAGGCACGACTCCAACCCCGACGATGGAGGGTGGACGGGCAACGACCACGAGCCAATCGCGGGCGACGACGGAGGGGACAATGGCAGTCCATAAGCCATCGTTGCTCGCGACGGGACTTCCAGATCTGCAACCATGTCTCTAGCGACAGCGGCTCGTCCATGGCTGCGAGCGGCGGTGGTCGACTTCCAGATCTGCAACTCCGTCGCTATGGACGGCCAGATTTCGAGATCTGTAGAACTATGAGACGGACAAAACAGAGGAAGTAGGCCATGCTCGGCTTGGACATAGCGGGGGTCAGCCTAATCAAGGCGCCAGTGACTCCGCCGTTGGTGATAACAGAGGAGGGGCGGAGGTCGGGCGGCTGTGGACGAAGGAGGAGCAAGAGAGGGCTGAAGAgaagaacttttaatttttcttcgcCGGAATCAACGCCCCGACCGAATCGACGCTGAAATCGCTTCCGCATCGGAGATCCACCTCGATCCACCATAACCAACAAGCTCCGGTTCGCGTAATCACTCGGAACCCACGCATGCACGCGCCTAGAGAGGAGGCGAGCTTCAGAGAAGCGATTCCGAAGCTTCCGATTCAACCATTGGACGGACCACCCAATCAATCGCCCCAAATAAAGAAAGTAGAGGAAGGGGGcgaggggaagaaagaagagttaCTATTACTTGACTCTGTAGAtttggttcacttttttttttcctcgttgCGAAAAGGAGGATCAAGGTGAACCGAAATGGCTGAGAGAGAACAATTCTTAAGGGGGGAGAAGTCTAAAACACCAAATAGACTTTgtctaatttcttcctttttctgtttttgtttttcagtgAGCGCACAGCAACTGATGGAGGCCAAGGCGGTGGTGGGGTTCACGTATAGAGATGCACCTTcgcggaggaaagagagagagggagcagaGCCATACCAGGAGGAGGAGAGCAGAGCTTCCAAGTGATGGGCTGTTATTGAAGAGAAAGGGGGAGCAAAAATTTTAATCGCTCAACTGACAAGTGGGTCCGGCGTTGCCACGTGTCAGTATGCGGATGATTCAATACGAATCCTATGCAGTGTATTTAATGCCCCTAATATTTTCCCTTGGGTGGTGTTGTTGGTCGGATAATTTATTCtgatttataatattttcattttaactAGGACATTGACTAAATATTGTCATCTAGTTATGAAATAAGACTTGCAATGTCAGCAACCGCCCTTGGAATTGCTACTATTTATTATCCAGatgtccttttttctcttttattttttccttttttaagccATTTCTTTTTCTGGAAAAAGTAATCTGCATTTTCTCCTACTAAATATAGATTGTGCGTAATATCACACTAATTATCACTCAATATGATAAAccaaagttaaaatttattgtataatacaggtgcataatttgataGGTTGTTGGAGTATAGCTATTCAAATATGATTTACGAACAAGGAAGGCGAACCACTTCATGCATATtgaccttttttatttttatttttttttattatcaagaCCTCGCTCAAGCATAGATGATTATTAAGAAATACAAAAGTTGGCTCCACTAATTATGGTATAATGAGCTGTAATAGTTAAACAATTTGTGAAATTGGCTTTTACAATTATGAAGTtttacttttcccttttcttcatgTTTAATAGAATGACAATAGTTTGCTTCCACGCAAATAAATATGAAGGGGCGATACTTAATATTTTTTCTGCCATTTTTAGATGCCATTCTATGTTTTCTGTTTTAGTTCTttataattgaaattgcaaaaagtaAATGTTTTTATATGGTTATTGTGATAACTTTTTTAGGAACCTCGATGATTAATTCTAAAGTACTGCATATGATATGATTTCATAAACTTACACCAACTTAACACTTCTAATAGGATATGGAGATGTACATATAATAGTAATATTTATTGAGGATTAGAATATTTTTAATCTTCATCTTAAATATTAGAAGATTATGTATATAAATTGGCACAAGCACAAAATTTGCATCATACCGTGCATTGTCCAATACTACGAGAACAAGTCCCAATGAAACACCAAAGACGCATTTATTTGAAAGACTGACCTGGGAAGTGAAAAATGAAGGGGTGCTGTGGTCATCCTCCATCTGAGATTGCCCAATCAAACTTTCCATCTTGGGGCAATGGGCAATTATCATCATTTCTAATTTGGGGCATTCCAGCATATGATTTTTTCCCAAGAGGAAACAAGTCAAATTGGGCAAGTATTCCATCGTCATCCGCTGGAGCTTTGGGAATGTAATCTTCTTCATTGCGCTTCCCTTTGCTTCTTCCTCTACGATCACTCCTTCCATTTGACCACACTCCTTTATTTCCATTAGTTCAAGATTGGCAAGGCACTGAGCCATTGATGGAGAGAAAGCATGTCCCAAGTTGCTGCAATTATAAAGGATGAGACTTTCTAGAGAATTGAAGCATAGCGATTCTTGAAGATCTCTGTTCCACAGTCGCCTTAATTTTGGTAGATTGACCAAGTTCAATTCCCGTAGCTGAGGCAGTACTCGAGTGCTTTCCACAACCTCCAGCCCTtccaaatcaaatatttcttcAAGCAACTCACAATCACGCACTTGCAAATAGCTCAAATTGTCTAAGACAAGCATCAATCTGGATGGAATAGCGTTAATAAATGATGGACATTTATCTACCACCACTGATTTTAGTTGCCAATACGACTTGATGGGATTAAGTTCGTTGTGCCATTTTCCAATCAACCCAGGGAACTCAGATAGCAACATTTTCTCTACTCCAGCAAACGTGCCCTATCAAAAAAATGCATCGTTAAGCATAAACTTCTAGCTAGCAAAAAGCTATTATTCATTTAGTGATCAAAACCGTCCAAATACATGGAATTTGGTAACTAGTGCGTACCATTTCTTCAAACATATTCTGGATGGTGATGTTGAGGTTTCCTGCCCAAAACCATGCTTCCTTTGATACTTGAACTCTCTTTAACTTTGATGCCTCCATTGGTCCTTGAGAGAAAAACTTCATGTTGGGACATCTAGTCACAATGATATCTTCCAAGAGCGGGAACATCAAAGTGTATCCACCCGAGCTGAAACTTCTCAACCCTATCAACCCATCAAGCTCCATATACTTCAGTTGATTGAAAGCCACCACACGGCCATCCCCACCTTTCTCATCATTAATGATTTCTGTCAATATTCTACAATTACTTATCCTCAATTTTGTGAGTGCCACCAAATTTTCAGCAATTGTCGGTGTGAGCATTTTTGATAACCCATCACAATATGACACATCTAGAGTTTGCAGATGTTGAATATATCTTGAAAAGGGTAATATTACTTTCATCTCACGACTCGTGCCTTCTATGGCTTCCTCATTGCTGCTTGGGTCTTCTAGATAAGATTCACATACAACAAGCTCTTCCAAGTTGGTTAAACTCTCAACGAAGCGACATGTGGATATTGAAGACTCTTGGGAGAGATGACAAAGCTTAAGCAAACTAAGCTTGCAAAAGAATTCTCCATCATGAAAATGCCCATGCCATATCTCCATCCGTTTCGATAAATCCAACTTTAACTCTTGGAGATTAGGGAATGCGCCCTGAGAAAATAGTCAAATCAGAATTTAAAGCCAGATTGGTTAAAATAGCATTCATGTATTATGACATAAGTCCTGCATGTTGCGCGCAATAATTACATTTATAAAATGTTGAGCCTCACGTGATTCAATAAAAGGAACTGTGCCTACATCAAACAAACATTATCAATGATCTTTATATTCAACTTGTATCCATATTTGAGCTTAAGTTACTTGTCACATTCATGATTCTAAAGATAAATCCCTTGTGAAAATAACTTCTACGTCAATTACAGTTGCACCAATTTCAGTGATTAATATCAACAATAATGTCACATCTTTCTGTTTTTAGCAAAACATTAGTAATCATTAAAGGATTCAAGTCGGACAACACATTTGTACCATACAAAGATCACAACATGTGCCACGTGTTTTCATCTTCATGGCACTTAGGAGAGAGCAAAACTATTGGAATTAGCCTAAACCTTTATTAAAAGTGGACCAACAACAATGCATTGGATACATCTAACAAGAATGTTCAGTCAGCACTTGAAGAACATGTGATGTTTCGatgttgaaatattttcatagatTGAAGGTGAGTCGTATAGTGTCCATCTTCTATGTAGAGCTACTTGTATGAGATGCTTGGTTGTGACCATAATCATCACTTCAAATAATCAccatcaaagcaaaacaagtAATCTTGGGTCATACCTTTTCTATCAACAAGAGAGGTTGTTTATCAAGTGGCATCTCATTCTCAAGGTGTGATGCAAGTATCTCCACTTTGTCACAGCCATGCACCTTCAAGGTCTTCAATGCCGGCCAATGGGAAGTATGTGTTCCTTTGTAGAGGCACTTCAACTCTCTCAAACACTCAAGCTCAAGGGAGGTTAACATTGGGAATACAAACTTGGAAACTAGTCCTTCTTCACTCTTGATGATTTCTACAATGCCACATTCATCGATCGCCAACTTCTCAAGTTGTATTAGATCTCTGGTTACTGAGGTTGGAAACAAAGAGGTGAGGCTCTCACATCCTGAAACGCTAATAGAACGTAGACACTGGAATTTAACTTGACAATGGAGTTCCTTATCCCATATGCACTTCAGCTTTGGTAATCTTGATACCGTCAGTTCTGTTAATGGAAGAGCAATAGGATGTCCATCTAGATGATTCAGTGTCCGAAGTTCAAAAATAATTCAAGCGAACCACATCTTCTTGCATCCAATCTTTCCAAGCTCAAGAGCTGTCTCAGAATGGTAGAATGAACTACGCTCACAAGCTTATTGCAATCAACCACACGAAGGGTTTTTAGCTTGGAGAAAGAATCCACAGCAACTTTATTGTCCCATATCATCTCAAAATTATCCAAGTCACTAATATCTAATGCCTCCAATTTAGGAAATGCAACCTGAGATATTTGCTCACGGAATTGATGATTGAGTTAGTCATGAACTTCCATGATAGATGAGTGTCAATATGTAAAATTCGAAATCATGAAATTGGTGATTCTGTCTTAAGTTGCACAAATGTCCATACAAATATGTCGATGACtctctgaccaaaaaaagaaaaaaagaat
This Eucalyptus grandis isolate ANBG69807.140 chromosome 7, ASM1654582v1, whole genome shotgun sequence DNA region includes the following protein-coding sequences:
- the LOC108961146 gene encoding uncharacterized protein LOC108961146 — protein: MLTSLELECLRELKCLYKGTHTSHWPALKTLKVHGCDKVEILASHLENEMPLDKQPLLLIEKGAFPNLQELKLDLSKRMEIWHGHFHDGEFFCKLSLLKLCHLSQESSISTCRFVESLTNLEELVVCESYLEDPSSNEEAIEGTSREMKVILPFSRYIQHLQTLDVSYCDGLSKMLTPTIAENLVALTKLRISNCRILTEIINDEKGGDGRVVAFNQLKYMELDGLIGLRSFSSGGYTLMFPLLEDIIVTRCPNMKFFSQGPMEASKLKRVQVSKEAWFWAGNLNITIQNMFEEMGTFAGVEKMLLSEFPGLIGKWHNELNPIKSYWQLKSVVVDKCPSFINAIPSRLMLVLDNLSYLQVRDCELLEEIFDLEGLEVVESTRVLPQLRELNLVNLPKLRRLWNRDLQESLCFNSLESLILYNCSNLGHAFSPSMAQCLANLELMEIKECGQMEGVIVEEEAKGSAMKKITFPKLQRMTMEYLPNLTCFLLGKNHMLECPKLEMMIIAHCPKMESLIGQSQMEDDHSTPSFFTSQPITWKLCSPPPGMALLPLSLSSAKVHLYT